In a genomic window of Pseudomonadota bacterium:
- a CDS encoding CpcT/CpeT family chromophore lyase, with product MRADAQRTEVNNSAEQTLERFIGYWVGSFSNERQVLLHQDRLVPEFPELVRLSRDMRVHRLKGSELGDAVLFLQEIKADEPTLAHRQRIMTFEWLEESQEVHVIQHFFAAELTYDRPLMDASAAAALKAKDFTLASGCDLYFQWEADLKRFKGGMRPQACKYEHPVSGPVYAEFDMILTRHRLLYRDRSMMISDGSIRGEIDGFSWLRFDRLSDEPQMANGDRISKEQLMRRMPAGGGMEGTWEGTFTRVDPEGKVLETFPTKIVATFLPDGHEYDFHQLNIYRSGESNEQVIESYGKWNVDRLHFFNDRLEGWSKDLDLDDSGLTYAFTMNFKDGSGISVSEIISRNPNDLDERLRATQYMKDGKLLRRTLIEERRTEQPSGG from the coding sequence ATGCGAGCGGATGCACAGCGTACTGAGGTCAACAACTCTGCTGAGCAAACGCTAGAAAGGTTCATCGGCTACTGGGTCGGCTCGTTCTCCAACGAACGGCAGGTCTTGCTGCATCAAGATCGCCTGGTGCCGGAGTTTCCGGAGCTGGTGCGCCTGAGTCGGGACATGAGAGTCCATCGGCTGAAGGGCTCGGAGCTCGGCGATGCGGTTTTGTTTCTGCAAGAAATCAAAGCTGACGAGCCGACGCTGGCTCACCGCCAGCGAATTATGACCTTTGAGTGGCTGGAGGAATCCCAGGAGGTGCACGTCATTCAGCACTTCTTCGCCGCGGAGCTAACCTACGACCGTCCTTTGATGGACGCTTCAGCGGCGGCCGCGCTTAAGGCAAAAGACTTCACTTTAGCCTCCGGCTGCGATCTTTACTTCCAGTGGGAGGCTGACCTCAAACGGTTCAAGGGCGGAATGCGCCCGCAGGCGTGCAAATACGAACATCCTGTCAGCGGGCCGGTCTACGCTGAGTTCGACATGATCCTGACCCGGCATCGGCTCCTGTATCGAGACCGATCAATGATGATCTCCGACGGATCGATCCGCGGAGAGATCGACGGGTTTTCCTGGCTGAGATTTGATCGCTTGTCGGACGAGCCACAGATGGCCAACGGCGATCGCATCTCAAAAGAACAGCTGATGAGAAGAATGCCGGCGGGCGGCGGAATGGAAGGAACTTGGGAGGGTACGTTCACCCGGGTTGATCCGGAGGGGAAGGTCCTGGAAACGTTCCCCACCAAGATTGTCGCGACCTTTCTTCCTGACGGCCACGAATACGACTTTCACCAGCTCAACATCTATCGTTCCGGTGAGAGCAATGAGCAGGTGATTGAAAGCTATGGCAAATGGAACGTTGACCGCCTCCACTTTTTCAATGACCGGCTGGAAGGTTGGTCAAAAGACTTGGACCTTGACGACAGTGGCCTGACCTACGCTTTTACCATGAACTTCAAGGACGGATCGGGCATCTCCGTGTCAGAAATCATCAGTCGAAACCCCAACGATTTAGACGAGCGCCTGCGCGCAACGCAATACATGAAAGACGGCAAGCTGCTGCGGCGCACGCTGATTGAGGAGCGGAGAACCGAGCAACCCTCTGGCGGGTAA
- a CDS encoding TetR/AcrR family transcriptional regulator, translated as MHDRYEDSERARAVKQHVVHYIFSKHLCMVMEYSADKVKTLVYGIPMARLTERNWLDHGLKTLAKSGYASLKAATMAESLGVSRGSFYWHFKDIRDFQRRLLEHWQRQTTDATIHDMESNEPEDSRLLALMTRAYAMKPNLEKAVRAWAEYDRLAQTQLAKVDGMRLSYIRRLLVTAGLDQVTADHRARFLYAASLGASAIAPAVSPPFTPENLRDLAEMLTHLL; from the coding sequence GTGCACGATCGATATGAGGACTCCGAGCGTGCCCGCGCCGTAAAGCAACATGTCGTTCATTACATTTTCTCCAAACACTTGTGTATGGTTATGGAATATTCAGCCGACAAAGTCAAGACACTTGTGTATGGAATACCGATGGCACGGTTAACCGAACGAAACTGGCTCGATCATGGGCTCAAGACTCTCGCCAAGTCAGGATACGCGTCGCTGAAGGCTGCCACGATGGCCGAGAGCCTCGGCGTATCCCGCGGCAGCTTCTACTGGCATTTCAAAGATATTAGGGACTTTCAAAGGCGGCTACTGGAGCACTGGCAGCGTCAGACGACGGACGCCACAATCCATGACATGGAATCCAACGAACCGGAGGACTCGCGACTACTGGCGTTGATGACTCGCGCGTACGCCATGAAACCCAACCTCGAAAAGGCAGTTCGCGCATGGGCCGAATACGACAGGCTCGCTCAAACGCAACTAGCAAAAGTCGACGGTATGCGATTGAGCTATATTCGCCGGCTGCTGGTGACAGCCGGTCTTGACCAGGTGACGGCCGATCATCGCGCTCGTTTTCTTTACGCGGCTAGCCTTGGCGCCAGCGCTATTGCGCCAGCGGTCTCGCCGCCATTTACTCCGGAGAACCTGAGGGACCTGGCCGAAATGCTCACCCATTTACTTTGA
- a CDS encoding alpha/beta hydrolase, with amino-acid sequence MKKWIKRIAITFMGLFSLLTIIGIGLWMVARPESPEVPPIGEITFDLDDGSTLNGEFATLEVPENRNRPDSRSISIAYLRIKGDVDSSAPPMFLLAGGPGGSYMENMNGGGITAAISVAYINTMRKFGDVIIPDLRGVHYSQPNYLCDGSVGSWPAVRSEEALRNVLTTSARACRENLVADGFDLEGYTVLQAAQDIVDLATHLGYEDFRVMGGSFGSHLAMTLMKYHPDRIDRAIVYGVEGYDHTYDNPAAVRETVTKISEMSAGVWKAAGREGDPLLALDTEVAASLEGDDNPSQLLPFELALFGMNGQGFSLYKRATMTSWPNYVAKLIDGGLTGQAFFFRNAGGLLLAPRGWSGSAVGLFDCASGLSKARRETMTQADSPLFNRMSFTYYDAICAGWNVPELPDSFREASPVTVPTLFVQGDMDFATPFSNATETIINFPESHLVVVGNGSHSAFFEALTETEEMPRVVTDWLNGKAPATNRINLPAVVFDSVVAKD; translated from the coding sequence GTGAAAAAGTGGATCAAGCGAATAGCTATCACTTTCATGGGGCTGTTTAGCCTGCTGACTATTATCGGCATCGGTTTGTGGATGGTCGCCAGGCCTGAGTCGCCAGAGGTGCCACCAATCGGGGAAATCACGTTCGATCTCGATGATGGATCCACGCTGAATGGCGAATTCGCAACGCTTGAAGTTCCTGAGAATCGAAATAGGCCTGACAGTCGTTCAATTTCGATCGCTTATCTGAGGATAAAGGGCGATGTGGACAGCTCCGCCCCTCCCATGTTTCTGCTCGCGGGAGGCCCCGGCGGCTCATATATGGAAAACATGAACGGCGGCGGCATCACGGCAGCCATATCCGTGGCCTACATCAACACCATGCGCAAGTTTGGCGACGTGATCATCCCGGACCTCCGGGGTGTACATTACTCGCAGCCGAATTACCTGTGTGACGGAAGTGTCGGTTCATGGCCCGCAGTCCGGTCGGAAGAAGCGCTCAGAAACGTTTTGACGACAAGCGCCCGAGCATGCCGTGAAAATCTGGTAGCCGACGGATTTGACCTCGAAGGCTACACCGTTTTGCAGGCGGCACAGGATATCGTGGATCTTGCAACGCACCTCGGCTATGAAGACTTTCGCGTGATGGGCGGGAGTTTCGGCTCGCACCTGGCCATGACGTTGATGAAGTACCACCCCGACCGGATCGATCGGGCGATTGTCTACGGGGTTGAAGGGTATGACCACACTTACGACAATCCTGCGGCGGTGCGTGAAACCGTGACGAAGATAAGCGAGATGTCGGCCGGCGTTTGGAAAGCAGCGGGCCGAGAGGGCGATCCCTTGCTGGCCTTAGACACCGAAGTGGCTGCCAGCCTTGAGGGTGACGATAACCCGTCCCAGCTTTTGCCATTCGAACTGGCGTTGTTCGGCATGAACGGCCAAGGATTCAGCCTGTATAAGCGCGCCACCATGACGAGCTGGCCAAACTACGTTGCCAAGCTGATCGATGGGGGGCTGACGGGACAAGCGTTCTTCTTCAGGAACGCCGGCGGGTTGTTGCTTGCACCGCGCGGTTGGTCTGGTTCAGCGGTTGGATTATTCGACTGTGCATCAGGATTATCCAAGGCCCGCCGCGAGACGATGACCCAGGCAGATTCGCCCCTATTCAACCGGATGAGTTTCACCTATTACGATGCGATCTGCGCCGGCTGGAATGTTCCGGAATTGCCAGACAGTTTTCGTGAAGCCTCGCCTGTTACGGTGCCAACACTATTTGTGCAGGGCGACATGGATTTCGCGACGCCCTTTTCCAACGCCACGGAGACCATAATCAATTTTCCTGAGAGTCATTTAGTCGTGGTTGGCAACGGCTCACACTCAGCGTTTTTTGAGGCGCTGACGGAAACCGAAGAAATGCCACGAGTTGTGACAGACTGGCTGAATGGAAAAGCGCCCGCTACTAACCGTATTAATCTACCCGCCGTTGTCTTCGATTCGGTTGTGGCAAAGGATTAA
- a CDS encoding threonine/serine dehydratase, producing the protein MSAADIVSFASIEAAAKRLNGFAVRTPLLTNEALNVQTGRQVFLKPETLQVAGSFKFRGAFNRISQLSADERKAGVIAWSSGNHAQGVAAAAKLAGTHATIVMPEDAPEIKVSKTRQYGAEIVFYDRYSESREEIAYALADERGGTIVPSFDDRHIIAGQGTTGLEIGQDVKARGTALDALLVCCGGGGLIAGCATAIKAFSPDTQVFAVEPENYDEYARSLKTGRRERADTSVKSICDALLSPQPGELTFRVNKELLAGGLVVSETEVKQAMAFAFRELKLVVEPGGAVALAALLSGKLPETHRTVGIVLSGGNVDPTLFARILSEVD; encoded by the coding sequence ATGTCCGCAGCTGACATTGTCTCGTTTGCCTCGATCGAAGCCGCAGCCAAACGTCTAAACGGCTTCGCCGTTAGAACACCCTTGCTGACGAACGAGGCGTTGAATGTACAGACCGGACGACAGGTCTTCCTAAAGCCCGAAACGCTGCAGGTCGCAGGCAGCTTTAAGTTCCGGGGCGCATTCAACCGAATCAGCCAGCTTTCGGCAGACGAGCGCAAGGCTGGCGTGATCGCTTGGTCGTCCGGCAATCACGCCCAGGGCGTTGCCGCGGCGGCTAAGCTTGCGGGCACCCACGCCACCATCGTAATGCCTGAAGACGCGCCCGAAATTAAGGTCTCGAAGACCCGTCAATATGGCGCCGAAATCGTTTTCTATGATCGCTACAGCGAGAGTCGAGAAGAGATTGCCTACGCACTGGCTGACGAGCGCGGCGGAACGATCGTCCCCTCCTTCGATGATCGGCACATCATTGCAGGGCAGGGAACGACCGGGCTGGAGATCGGCCAGGACGTAAAAGCGCGCGGCACAGCGCTCGACGCGTTGCTCGTTTGTTGTGGTGGAGGCGGTCTCATCGCCGGGTGCGCCACCGCGATTAAGGCGTTTAGCCCGGACACCCAGGTTTTCGCGGTCGAGCCGGAAAACTACGACGAATATGCCCGATCGCTCAAAACCGGCCGGCGGGAACGAGCGGATACTTCCGTAAAGTCGATCTGCGACGCGCTCCTTTCACCCCAGCCTGGAGAGCTGACGTTCAGGGTCAATAAAGAGCTGCTTGCAGGTGGTCTGGTGGTCTCGGAAACCGAAGTGAAGCAAGCGATGGCCTTTGCCTTTCGGGAGCTGAAGCTGGTTGTTGAGCCGGGCGGCGCCGTGGCGCTCGCCGCGTTATTGTCCGGCAAATTGCCCGAAACCCATCGCACGGTTGGTATCGTTCTCAGCGGGGGCAACGTCGACCCTACCCTGTTTGCCCGCATTCTCTCGGAAGTCGACTGA
- a CDS encoding AraC family transcriptional regulator yields MNWPKRFNAALNFIEQNLQSQISTDDVARVACCSRYHFHRVFVATFKISCAHYIRMRRLTLAAAEVIGTTQRISDIGGKYGFDSPNAFSRAFRRVHGVNPSAARAGTVHLRAFGRKTFPAGKDLGDTMDYSIVDVPSFNILGKSKTFSFDEFVKDGPEYWKTYVKSDDYTKLIDDNASQPGAKTHAPMLTAYFPQEEKGSDAFIDVLGIETAMSSHDSYEIYRVPSANYAEFHCTYKTSMKTNRYIYSSWFADTGYERDSKKPDIASYFPVPFRPLGEMRIRWWIPIRS; encoded by the coding sequence ATGAACTGGCCAAAGCGCTTTAACGCGGCCCTCAACTTCATTGAGCAGAATCTGCAAAGTCAGATCAGCACTGACGACGTCGCGAGGGTGGCCTGCTGTTCGAGGTATCACTTTCATCGCGTTTTTGTTGCCACCTTCAAGATCTCGTGCGCGCACTACATACGAATGCGCAGGCTTACGCTCGCTGCTGCGGAGGTGATCGGCACCACTCAGCGGATCAGCGACATCGGTGGCAAGTACGGCTTTGATTCGCCAAACGCATTCAGCCGGGCATTTCGCCGGGTTCACGGGGTAAACCCCAGCGCCGCGCGAGCCGGTACCGTTCATCTAAGAGCATTTGGCAGGAAGACTTTTCCGGCCGGCAAAGATCTAGGAGACACCATGGATTATTCAATCGTCGATGTACCTTCCTTCAACATCCTCGGAAAAAGCAAAACCTTTTCGTTTGATGAGTTTGTCAAAGATGGCCCGGAGTATTGGAAGACCTACGTGAAGTCTGATGACTACACCAAGCTGATTGACGATAACGCGAGCCAGCCAGGCGCCAAAACGCATGCGCCGATGCTGACCGCCTATTTTCCCCAGGAGGAGAAAGGCAGTGATGCGTTCATCGATGTACTCGGCATTGAGACTGCGATGTCGTCCCACGATAGCTATGAGATTTACCGCGTGCCCTCCGCCAACTACGCTGAGTTTCACTGCACTTACAAAACATCGATGAAGACCAACCGATACATCTACTCGTCGTGGTTTGCAGACACCGGCTACGAGCGCGATTCGAAGAAACCGGATATCGCGTCCTACTTTCCGGTGCCGTTTCGGCCGCTCGGGGAAATGCGCATCCGCTGGTGGATTCCGATCCGGTCGTAA